tcttgcttaacttcacctgctgcttcctgtttgttaggaagcttgtgatccacttacaagtctgttcctgtacctgtagctggtttagcttagttagaagaatgtctggaatgttggtattgaatgctgaactaaagtctacaaaaaggacccttgcataggtctttggagactcaagatgttgtaggatgtagtgcagagccatattaacagcataatATTGACAACGGTGATAAATGAACACAATAAATGGATCAAATGAAAAGTATAAGACCCATGGCAtgagagattttaaaaatgaaataatagaatattaaaaatacataaaatgctaaaaaaagagggggaataaataaaaaaatcctgaGAATACACACATACGCACAACATTAAAGAAACTTCCATTTTAAATACGTTATTCAATCACTTCATTTTAACGCACTTCCTGGgtattaaataaacattttaatgaaCGAATTACAACTCATTGTTCCTTCCTAACTCTCAAATTAGTTGCTTTGGTACTTGACTTTATTTGCCTTATGATAGGATAGGACTGGAGTTAAATGCCCAACAATAAGCATTAATTAAAATGTGCAGTAACCTCTAGTAGAGTCTTTCTAATTAACAATGATTCTATGCCAAAGCAGGCACACCTGGCGTATAGTTGCATTCATCAATTGCTGTCAAATCTTCCAGAAGAATAACAGGGAATCTAAGGTCCCATGGTCACATTTAACCTAACCAACTCTTTTGGAATCCCATCACTCTTGTTGAAAATCAGTGGCATGGGTTCCCCATATTCCAAGGCatactccaaggtctcttcccttctgttattctgttttcccaaaacttctgttgttaagtgagacatttgttaagtgagttttgtcccattatcttgcctcagttgttaagtgaatcactgcagttgatcagttagcaacctgattgttaagtgaacctgacttccccattgactttgcttgttggaaggttgcaaaaggagatcacatgaccttgggacacagcaacagtcataaatatgaaccagttgccaagcatctgaattttaatcacatgatcatggagatgctgcatgaactgtgaaaaacagtcataagtccaggggtgaaatgctcccagttcggaccggatcacctgatctggtagcgatggcagcaggtggttcggagaaccggtagcaaaaatccctgcccccacttcccccacatgcccagctgagctgcacgatcatcagaggttttttttaaacttttaaaagcattttttcttcggccgaaaaaatgcttttaaaggttaaaaaaaaagcctctgatactcagctgggattgtcagaatcttttcaaagcattttttctacaagctctttggccgaagaggctgtaaaaaaaaaaaaagcttttaaagagttctggcgatcaggcaactcagctgggatcgtcagaaccctttaaaagccttttttcctctggagagcccagatgagttgcctgatcatcacaggcttttaaaagcatttttttacaacctcttcaaccaaagaggttatagaaaaaaatgtttttaaaagtaaaaaaaaaaagttggccacacccacccagtcacattacccccactcccaccaagccatgcccacagaaccagtagtaacaaattttacatttcacccctgcataagtcccaattttcagtgccattataactttgaatggtcactaaacaaactgttgtaagttgagaactacctgtatactttAAAGGCTTGAAAGAATTAGAGCATACACCGAATGTAACCTAACTCAGCTTTTGTTATTGCTGCTGAGAGAAGCTCCATTGTGACCTAATGCTCTATCTGCATAGATAAAGCCTCCAGGCTAATTGCCAAGTAGCCTAGCAAAGTAACCTGTGAAATGCAAAATGTGAATTCTGCTTGTAAGTTAAAATGTGTATTCTCAGCAACCTAATGTGAGATAGCACCCCCTAACAAAGATCTGGGCTATAGGCCAGAAAATGTATTCCTTTTCCCTTCTAAGGTCATTTGTTTGAAGAGCACTGAGAAAATCATGATGTTTGCATAAACTAATGGATATGAAATTATGTTTCTAATACAATGACGATCTGTGGAAGCTGTGTAAACTATAAGAAGTTCTAGAAAAAGTTTTTGCAGGGTGGCGGCttctgctttttttctctctctctgcctgctcTGTTTAAGTTGGGAGATAAAAGGTCGCCCAGCTTAATCTTGATCAATAATAAATATCAGTGGCCTCGTGTTCAGAGTTTCATTGGATTTATCAGAGTCTGAACTGCATTCAAAAACCTTGCAGGCTAATGAAACACCCTAACTTCTCTCCCTATTGAAATGAGAGGTAAAACAAGGAAAATCTAATTCCTGTTAATATTAATAACATAGCAGTCTccactttgtatttttttcagtCCAGAACAATTCTCCTCCCACCTTTATGCTAAATGCATCTCATGGTCACCAATAAAATGGCCCCGTCGAAGAAAATTAATATCCCTAAACTTTTAGAAACTTGTGGATGCTTATTTATGGTTGTTTGCTCAATAAACATGAATGGCCATGTTTACTTTAATCTGTGAGTATACACATTTAGCAATAAAAAACAAGCACTAAATCAATtggtgttttttaaattttataaagaaCGAATATTTCTGATCACTTCTACATTCAGCCAGTTGGATATAGTGATTAAAATACTGGACTAGAAgctaggagattgtgaattctagttcttttAGCAGaaaagctgactggatgactttgggctagtcgcaTTCTCTTGGCTCAGCCTACCACACAAGggagttgttgtgggaaaataagaGGATGGAGTATTATGTATAACAACCTGAGCTGTACAAAATGAAAGTgggatataaaacaaacaaacaaacaaacatatccaACGGCTGGTTTTGTAATGTGTTGTTAGTTTTAGCTTTGCCCCATAAAACCCAAAATATCAATGTGCAtcaactataaataaaataagtatcttTATGATATTTGGAAGGAATATAAGGAATGCAAGAAATAAGGAATACTTTAAGTATCTTTATGAGATTTTTATAGTATCTTTGTGTTATATTTGGAAGTCCCATAGGACCAGGCAATAGGTATAATCTGAAACTGTACCATTATAACTGTTGGCATGGCAACAATTATGATATATTCTGTTAGCAGTTCCCAGGCAACAGATTATATGCATATGTACCTCTCATTTAAGAAGATCAGAAACCCTTGAGGTCAAGTGgagtgagaaagagaaacaaacaaacaaaagatctGGAAGGAAAAGACATCAATGTCTTACATCTCAAATGGTAAGCAATTGTTACGCCGAATGTAAGAAGGCTTTCCTCTGCCTATTAGTGGAGAATGGCAGGAATTGTCCTCTAATATATCTCAACGGCTGATAGCAAGGTTGATATAAAATAGAAACTCCATGAGGAATTCCTCTATCACAGTGGTGTCAAATTGGCGGCCCACAGGCTTTatgcgtcatgcgcaggccataCCCACTCCAGCTCCACGAAGGCAAAAAATATTGTGGTACATCACGTGACATTAACACaacgcagcaagtttgacacccatgctctattaAGTGCTCTTTTAGACTCAAACACATGGGAggaacatacatacatgcaggggtgaaatgctcctggttctgaccggatTTGACAATCCGTTAGCACCCATGgtcggtggttcggcgatctggtagcgatggtggagcaaagctccgcccacccgcccgggtgtcattacttcctggttttcaccaggaagtaatgtgttttttaccttctgcacatgcacagaaggttttgcgcatgcacaaatCTGCGCGCACATGTGACACACATGCGTGCTAGCGAAGCCCGCACACACATGTGGCACATGCACTtcagaactggtaaggaaggtaagtagatttcacccttgcatacatgcatgcattcAAATGTATAAACATACAAGTACATGGATGTATGCAAACATACCCATCATGTTTTCCTCTTTGGGAGTAAACAAATGTAGacaagaaagaaattaaatatgTTAAAGTTAAACCTTATTAGGGCTATGGTTGTCACCAGGTATGCCCCACATTATGACTTTGAgtaattaaaacatttacataACATTTTTAGTACTAATAAATTACTGACACAGAGATGTGGTCTAGAAGATTTTCTGAACCTGTTTAAAGTTTCAAACTTGTATAAAGTTTGCTTTTTGggtgattattttaaaaatggagtaGCAAGGATTTCATCTCTGTTATCAACCCTTCCTAGCAATGTAGTCAAATATCTAGGCAGATTTAGAGATGATTATGCTAATTGGAAACATACTTAGTAGCTTCAGAAATTTtccatttcaattaaaaaaatttttacaacTCATAATTTTCGAGGCATATTCTAATTTATACATAAGATGCCTCCCTTacacacaaaataaaaataatggagtGTATTGCTTTTGATAAATGAGttttacccaggggtgaaatgtaaaatttgttactactgattctgtgggcatgggttggtggtggtgggggtaatgtgactgggtgggtgtggccaccttttttttttacttttaaaagcatttttttctacaacctcttcagccgaagaggttgtaaaaaaatgcttttaaaagcctgtgatgatcagacaactcagctgggcgcTCCAGAAGAAATAAAGCTTTTAAagtgctctgacgatcccagctgagttgcctgattgccagaaccctttaaaagcatttttttctctggcaatcccagctgagccgcatgatcatcagaggctttttttttttacttttaaaagcattttttcgactgaagaaaaactgctttcaaaactaaaaaaaaaaaacctctgatgatcgtgcggctcagctgggggggcagggatttttgctaccagttctccgaaccacccaccaccatcgctaccagatcaggcgatccggtccgaaccgggagcatttcacccctggttttaccccattttacgacctttcttgatacagttgttaagtgaattgctgcagttgtaaaTTAgcaatggttattaagtgaatttggctaccccattgattttgcttgtcagaagtttgcaaaaggggatcacatgaccactggagactgtgacagtcataaataagtcagttgttaagtatctgaattttgatcatgtgatcatggggatggtgcaatgatTGCCAAATGTGAAAACAAATCACTTTATTCAGTGATGATGTAACctctaacagtcactaaatgaactgttgtaagttgaggactacctatacattgctattgtgtaaaaacagatgtcagtaaaacattaaaaaatgaattaaaaaatattgtctactatcgacctcaccccatttctaagaggtatgTAACAGAGGTGCAtaaagtgcaccagcgtgcctaccatccctgtcctaatgttcccttttatttgtatccatttcatgtattcataatcatgtttatacttatatctgttatctaatacatgcttgacaaaataaataaataaataaataaataaataaataaataaataaataaataaataaataaataaataaataaataaataaaattatgttaaTAGGTTGAATTACAGTTTATCTTCACGATTAGCAGCCAAAAATTATAAGGAACATCCAAAAGTGTTCAGGAAGCAAACTTTTTGTCGTTCATTGCATTCCTTCCATCATGCCTCGACCAACATTTACTTATGTCAGGCAGAGATACAATAACGGAATGAGCGTTTTAAAGTGATGGGCATTCGAATCTCCTTTCCCTTACAAAGCCATCTCCCTTCTACATTTCTAGCTCTATATtcctgagacaaaaaaaaaaaaaagacgaggGGGTGGGAAAGGAAGCGTCGAAACGACGGTGACGCCACGGGCCAGCCCTGAGCTCTCAGCCAATGGAGTCTTCCCAGCGCTGACTTCCTTGGTTGAAGGGGCGGAGCAAGAGAAAGAACACCGAGGGGTCGGCTAGGGGATTGCCGGGCAGTCTCAGGCGGTGGCGGGGCGGCGTAAGGATGGTTTACATTTCGAACGGTGAGAACCGGAGATTTATTGATGGTGGGTGGGAAGCCCCTATTCTGGGGAGGGGAAACGTTGAGGTGTCTCAGCGTTCTGTTTTGCCTGGCTTGGATCCCGAGGGAGGGCGGGAGCAGCGCAGCAAAGGCGTAACACAGCCTTGGGGTTTACAGGCTCGATCGGTAAACCTGGCCGCTTGCTACTTTCCTCTTGGGTACCAAGTTGGGCTGGAGTCCTCCCGGCAATACGCGCTGAAAGGAATCCCTGTGGATCCGCCGGTGAAAAGATCACTCTTTAAAGGGGCGCGGAGGGGGAATCACTCTGTCTTGCATTATCATGGCCTTTTTATTAAATGTCatcttttgttttgatttgattgGTCGCTTCTGGAACTAATATTATTATCCTGAACAATGAAAGAATGGCCATGCCtgggtttattaaaaaaaacccgttGAATTATTAGTATTGTATGATCAGTTCTTTTATTACGGTATAGGATGATTGCCGTTATTATTTCAAAATAGTAATCATTGTTTGTTCTGGGTTGTAGGACAAGTTTTGGATAACCGGAGTCGGGCTCCATGGAGTTTGTCATCTATAACTGACTTCTTCTGGGGAATAGCAGATTTCATAGTTATGTTGTAAGTGAAGTTTTTccctcagattaaaaaaaaaacatgatttatGCCATTATTAATCCCCTTGAGACACTTCAGGCCTGAGTAGATTAGTATATATAATGAATGCATTTTACAGTTAAATTTATTTAGCAAAACTCCAATGGAGTAGAAGAAACTCATTCTTATTGCTCTTCTTGTGGAGTTTTTGATTAAAATTAATGAAAGCATATAGTCAATATCTTAACAAAAGACGTGAAAGGAAATTACAAAATTCAACAAGGTTGAATTTTCAGCAGTAATTTTGTAAGATTATAAATCTgtattactttataaaatttagatatgtacaaataaatacatagctTCTCTATGTATAGAATTCCTTGTATAATGGAGTTTTTGGAAAAACTAACGATTTTTGGAGTATCCTTGAATATCTGGAGAAAGCTGAACTAATATTTGCAcgaatatttattatttgtcacaacagtatatataagcataagcatgaaataattatacaatatataagcatatatataaaatcataagtatgtaataactatatgaaattgtatacaatcaaagggaacattaggacaggaacgataggcacgttggtgctcttatgcacgccccttacagacctcttaggatggggtgaggtcaatagtagatagtttttggttaaagctttggggattttgggaagagaccacagagtcaggtagtgcattccaggcattaacaactctgttactgaaatcatattttctgcaatcaagcttgaagcggttaacattaagcttaaatctattgtgtgcttgtgtattgttgtgattgaagctgaagtagtcttcaacaggaagggcattgtaatagatgattctatgagttaaactcaggtcatgtcgaaggcgacggagttctaaattttctaaacccaggatttaatAGCTGTCCCTCAAACTGGACTGTGCTTGTAACACCTCTGAATCCATATTGAATTAAAAGATTAGCTGGAttaaataactttaaaataaaatttctaacATTTCTAATATCTAACATTCAAAAATGTTAGCTATTCCTTAAAAGGTCAAGCTTCCGCCATTAGGCAACGTGAAAGTACTTCCCAGCCTTGATGAGTGATGAGAAATTGTGGAGGCAAAGGATTGGGTACTGTAGTGTGGTCCGTATTTCCTGACAATATTTTCTGATCCAGGATCTTATTTTCTCATGAACAACAAAATGGAATTCAGCTATTGTTAATATCCATTTATATGTGGAACATAATGATAGTATTATCTTGTCTTCCATAGGCAGCGAACTGTCTAGTGCTGGCCTATATGACCTATCAGTCTGCAATACCATTTAGATGTTATATTTTGTAAGTCTTTGGACATTTTAGCTATTCTTTTTCAATTCAGCAAATGACGAAATGGATATGTAGTGAGACATTAAATAGTTCCATCCAGAAAGAGCTATAAGTTAGCTAATGCTGGGTTCCTCAAGTTTTATTATATATTGACTATTGTCCATTGTTACACATTGGAAAATTATGATTTTATATAGGATAGTTAACTTCATTTATTTAACCCTTGCATTATAAAAATCACTTAACTGATTGTATCACATTTAATTCTCATCTTATAATTTTGTATTTGGTTTTGAGGGGTCtgctaacaataacattttattttctgttctatttcaATCTATTTCtgtgtttggaaaataaatttagaACAACCAATTGCTTGATCTTTAGCAttggttatttttaaaatgttgcacATAGTTCTAAAAATACTGAATATTTCGGATCTTTATTTCAGTTAACAGAGATTTTCATTTTAGTTTTCAGAGCATTATTCACCCAGATTTGAGGAGAGGCTACACATCTTTCTCTTCTTCAAGATACGATGATGGAAGAGGGTATTGCTTTTTTCAACTTTAATTTAGATGAAATACAGTGTGAAAAATTGGAGTGCAGTGGTTAAAAGTCATTGTGTTTTTCTGGTGTGTCTACAAATTTATAAAGCTTAAGCTCTTCTGTATTATTTCCATTATAAGTTACATTTCCATACTTAAGTATAATTGATTTTGAGTGCAAATGATAAAAGATGCATTGCTACATTCATCAGATTATGTCTTCTAAGATTCAGAGCTAAATTCATGAAAGACCAAGCTATATAATTTTTCTTGCTTGCTTCCTCCTGCCAGGGGAATTTCAACTCTGTTATGGTTTGTTTATCGTCACAGACATATAAGAGGTTTTCACATAAGTATGGACCTCTCCAGAGCTACTTACAATCCTTTAATTTTGACAGATGCACatatttccatggtcacatgttcaattttggatgcttggaaactggctgcattttcaaaaaaaaaatgcccagtgAAGAAAACTATTTCATTAGTTTAATGACCATgacaaaaaaagattgtaaaattgggctgGTCAAGTGACGACTTGCTTAATGccacaatttaagactgcaaaaacagaagagaatatttgtagctcagggatacTTGGTGGTCTCTAAGCTTATTTTTTTCAGGCTCAATtaaagttgtaagtcaaggactacctgtacttaattcTTTTTTCTGGTATTTATTTTCTAACCATGAGTTCGTTGGGTTCATTCTGCTTTGGAAAAGATATCTCTGTATTTGTCTAATTCAAAATATGTCACAAATGGGGTTACCTAAATACAATCATATCTGTTAACAGCACACATGACTATATACTTTGTTCACATTAAAACAGTTTTTAATCTACATTATTGTAATGCCAAAATGTGACCACAGAGGTGGCAATTGCTGCTTTTTAATTTGATCTTTGTTTCTCTTAGACCTCCAGGATTTCCTCGTCGTAGAATGGGTCGAATAACCCACTTTGGAGGTCCAAATCCCCCACCAATGGCTGGTGGTGGATGAGGAAGGTAGCTCATCCTTTTCTTCTTAAGATGCTCTGCATAAAAGTCACACTGAATtcagctaaaaaaaaataatgcttaacGTTACAAGAATAATCTTGCAGAATTTTAAATCCACTTGTAGATCAAGTGGATGagcttttctatttcatttttatccttattcaaaaaggtttatttatttattttattgatttacttAGCATATGGCAATATACATTTACCTTTTTGAATTTTGCCATACGCTAAATTCAAAAGGTAAATGTATATTACATAAAATAAGATTTGAGATTAGGAAAAATGGGAATGGATATATCCTACATGTATAACATGTTTcctagtataggtagtccttgtttagtgattgtCTCACACAATGGCCATTCGCAGTTATCATGGAGATAAAAAGTAACCTtgcaaccagtccttgcatttatcTTCACAGGTCTGCAAAAAAAAGCTGAAGTAAGACTATGAGCAGAGTTGCGATTATACTTatcaactgctttgcttaatggtGGTCCCAatggtggtcactaaacaaggactacctgtaatagtcagtaaaataaatttacttatgtctgtgtcacaaatagatttaTCAGAAAGGATGTAGAAAGTGTATTACTATATAAAGTAAAGCAAGcttaaaataaatactttattaGGCAACAGCTATCAGTAACCGTCAAAAAAAATACCttaatttctgttttctttctccacAGGTAAATGCCTGCTTTAAAAAGTAGGCATCAGACTACATATTTGCACGACTAAAAGAACCTGATCAAGAATGCTGCAAAGGGATCTGAGGGTTGCAAATGTGTTGTCTAAGTGATTTAACTGCTCTGTGAATCAACAGAACAATGAAGTTGTACTGGGAATTCCATTTTCTAGGATCCAGTGTAACTGAAGTGCAGTTCTATTAAATTAAATGCACCTGTTTactgtctgttttaagccttttaTATAGCTGATGGGTATTTTGTGGTAGATGTAAAGTTACGGAAATATATGACTTTGCAAAATACTGAGTTGGAATCATTTAATTGTAatcaatatattttagaatggacaaATTGTGCAcatgaaacttaaaaaaaactatCTCAGAATTAGATGTATGATGTatgttaagatgtatgatgtatgTTAAGATCGGGAAGAAACTGCTACAAGCTTAAACTACTTCTAACATCCTACTAGATCTATATACCTTAAAATGCTTTTGGTGAAATTATTACAGGTTCAAATTCTTTAATTTTAacaccccccacccaaaaaaagagcTTGGGTATCTTAGTTATTTTTTGAAGGAAAACTGTGTCATGTGTTTTGAACACTGATTGATTGTGGCTTAATGTCAGCAGACCATCTGTGGACATCTAGCTGTTTCAAAACTATAATCCCATTGTTTTTCCCCATTGTCTACTCCCATTATTTGTTTTACTTATAATTTATGACCGGTTTCATTTTGACTTCTTCATTGCCATGTTAAATCCCAAATATAAAAGCTGACCTTACTGCAATTTAtgtcaataaataaatgtataaataaaatacatttatcatgATTGCTAAATCCTCACACTAAATCCTGGTAACTCTACTTATTTGCAAAACCTAAT
This genomic window from Ahaetulla prasina isolate Xishuangbanna chromosome 2, ASM2864084v1, whole genome shotgun sequence contains:
- the SELENOK gene encoding selenoprotein K isoform X2, with product MVYISNGQVLDNRSRAPWSLSSITDFFWGIADFIVMFFQSIIHPDLRRGYTSFSSSRYDDGRGPPGFPRRRMGRITHFGGPNPPPMAGGG
- the SELENOK gene encoding selenoprotein K isoform X1, whose product is MVYISNGQVLDNRSRAPWSLSSITDFFWGIADFIVMFFQSIIHPDLRRGYTSFSSSRYDDGRGPPGFPRRRMGRITHFGGPNPPPMAGGGUGR